A region of the Actinomycetota bacterium genome:
CAGCTCGCCTGCGGCCTCACGCGCGCGCTCCGCGAGCAGGGGCGTGTACGCGCCCGCCATCGACGGGAAGCGCGGCCCCAGCTCGGCGAGGTTCGGGCCGGTCAGCGGGCTCGCGCCGGTGAGGTTCACGTGGTCGGTGACGAGCATGATGTCGCCGGGCGACACGCGGTCCGACACCGCGCCCGACGCGTTCGTGGCGACGAGCGCCTCGGCGCCGAGCAGGCGCGCCGCGCGCACGGGCAGCGCGATCCGGTCGGCGCTGTGGCCCTCGTACAGGTGCAGGCGCCCGACCGAGCAGATCACCGGCACGCGCGCCTCGCCGGCGTGCCCGAACACGAAGCGCCCCTGATGCCCCTGCACGCCGGCGAGGCGCGCGTGCCGGTGATC
Encoded here:
- a CDS encoding purine-nucleoside phosphorylase; protein product: DHRHARLAGVQGHQGRFVFGHAGEARVPVICSVGRLHLYEGHSADRIALPVRAARLLGAEALVATNASGAVSDRVSPGDIMLVTDHVNLTGASPLTGPNLAELGPRFPSMAGAYTPLLAERAREAAGELGVDLREGVYAAMPGPAFETPAEARMLAALGADAAGMSTVPEVLAARHAGMSVLALSGVTNTAGSPGGHNEVLATAKRIEHAMERLLVAILSRL